In Hippoglossus stenolepis isolate QCI-W04-F060 chromosome 5, HSTE1.2, whole genome shotgun sequence, one genomic interval encodes:
- the LOC118109031 gene encoding ankyrin repeat and SOCS box protein 13 isoform X2: protein MDVTRARPSLYGEIAHGLGFWTDRSAVHEAAAQGRALQLQQLIEGGAAVNIVAIDSITPLHEACIQGQTQCVRLLLGAGAQVDARNIDGSTPLCDACAAGSLECVKLLLEYGATVNPQLFTFSPLHEACMGDCVQLMIDQGAFMEAHDCHYGTPLHVACARQHYDCAKVLLSAGANVNAAKLHETALHHAAKAKNVDLVELLVEFGGNVYARDNLNKKPIHYTSLGSPCYLCIEFYENTPLSLQQISRVTVRRTLGTRAHEVVSQLGLPNRIIRFLSYTPPPVIELLSL, encoded by the exons CTCACGGCCTTGGATTCTGGACGGACCGGTCAGCTGTGCATGAGGCCGCCGCACAGGGCAGggcgctgcagctgcagcagctgatcgAGGGAGGTGCAGCAGTAAACATCGTGGCTATTGACTCTATCACGCCGCTGCATGAGGCATGCATACAGGGCCAGACCCAATGTGTCCGACTGCTGCTGGGCGCTGGTGCACAG GTGGATGCCCGCAACATCGACGGTAGCACTCCACTGTGTGATGCCTGTGCTGCTGGAAGCCTTGAATGTGTCAAGCTATTGTTGGAGTATGGAGCCACAGTTAACCCTCAGCTGTTTACCTTCTCACCTCTTCACGAGGCGTGCATGGGAG ATTGTGTTCAGCTCATGATTGATCAAGGAGCTTTCATGGAGGCCCACGACTGCCACTACGGGACACCGCTTCATGTAGCCTGTGCCAGGCAACACTACGACTGCGCCAAAGTTCTCCTCAGTGCAG GGGCAAACGTTAATGCTGCCAAGCTACATGAGACTGCCCTTCATCATGCAGCCAAAGCAAAGAATGTTGACTTAGTTGAGCTACTTGTGGAATTTGGGGGGAACGTGTATGCCAGGGACAACCTGAACAAAAAACCCATCCACTACACCAGTCTGGGATCTCCCTGTTACCTCTGCATTGAGTTCTATGAAA ATACTCCCCTCAGTCTCCAGCAGATCAGCAGAGTGACAGTGAGGAGGACTCTCGGCACAAGAGCCCATGAGGTGGTTTCCCAGCTGGGCCTGCCCAATCGCATCATACGATTTCTTTCTTACACACCACCTCCAGTTATTGAACTTTTATCACTTTGA
- the LOC118110193 gene encoding neuroepithelial cell-transforming gene 1 protein, which yields MEENEEVCGETVKNKKLKVRRMTSRTSASSVRSAAAEASPQTLRRNNSTKPPLQRGSSFTFLTPGTPWDFSLKRKRKEKDDDTVSLSNFDLKEPSNKRVRPLTKVSSLVNLISPSKNGAVRRFGQTLQSMSLRSDCKSPGMSRKSSSKAAGPTPTKRRNSTLWSEMLDVHQKGTFSTKEIKRQEAIYELYRGEQDLIEDLQLARKAYHDPMLKLSIMTEEELAHIFGDLDAYIPLHEDLLMKLTEGTGSDGTVAQIGQIVIDWLPGLNDYKNYCSNQLAAKALLDQKKQDRRVQDFLQRCLESPFSRKLDLWSFLDIPRSRLVKYPLLLREILRHTPPDHPDVISLERAISIIQEILSDINLRNGESECQYYIDKLEYLDEKQRDPLIDNCKTLLCHGELRNKSGSRLHVFLFSELLVLTRPVTRNERSCFQVYRQPIPVRDLALEEVQDGEIRMGGSFRGAFTNTEKVKNIFRVSSLDPSHGQSHTLLFNDVYHKQQWLNCLRTAMAQQQQEVPPRVQQGEAIRAKRRSSTLSATICDEETDENCPPVLGPKLRPQTLSKTRLDKTLRGSMKRKETGV from the exons ATGGAAGAGAACGAGGAAGTGTGCGGAGAAACGGTGAAGAATAAGAAGCTGAAAGTTCGCAGGATGACATCGAGGACGTCCGCGTCCAGCGTCCGGAGCGCCGCCGCAGAGGCTTCTCCTCAAACCCTGCGGAGGAACAACAGCACGAA ACCTCCGCTCCAGAGAGGTAGCTCCTTCACCTTTCTTACACCAGGGACTCCGTGGGACTTCAGCCTA AAGAGGAAGCGCAAAGAGAAGGACGACGACACGGTCAGTCTGTCGAACTTCGACCTCAAG GAACCCAGCAACAAGCGAGTCCGACCTTTGACCAAAGTTTCATCTCTCGTCAACTTGATTTCTCCTTCAAAGAACGGAGCAGTGCGCCGCTTTGGTCAGACCCTCCAG tcAATGTCGTTACGCAGCGATTGCAAATCGCCAGGGATGTCCCGCAAATCCAGCAGCAAGGCAGCAGGTCCCACTCCCACGAAACGGAGGAACAGCACGCTGTGGTCAGAGATGCTGGACGTCCATCAGAAGGGAACATTCTCCACCAAAGAGATCAAGAGACAAGAG GCAATTTATGAGCTTTACAGGGGAGAACAGGATCTCATCGAAGATCTCCAACTTGCACGAAAG GCGTACCATGATCCAATGCTAAAGCTCTCCATcatgacagaggaggagctAGCTCACATATTTGGGGACCTTGACGCATACATCCCCTTACATGAGG ATTTACTGATGAAACTGACCGAGGGAACTGGCTCAGATGGAACAGTCGCTCAGATCGGACAGATTGTAATAGACTGG CTGCCTGGTCTGAACGATTACAAAAACTACTGCAGCAACCAGCTCGCAGCCAAAGCGCTGCTCGACCAGAAGAAGCAGGACAGGCGGGTGCAGGACTTCCTGCAGCGCTGTCTCGAGTCGCCCTTCAGCAGAAAACTTGACCTGTGGAGCTTCCTGGACATCCCACGTTCACGCCTGGTGAAGTACCCGCTGCTGCTGCGAGAGATCCTCAGACACACTCCTCCTGATCACCCAGACGTCATCAGTCTGGAGAGAGCT ATTTCTATAATCCAGGAGATTCTGTCTGACATCAATCTGAGGAATGGGGAGTCTGAGTGTCAGTATTATATCGACAAACTGGAGTATCTGGATGAGAAGCAGCGAGACCCTCTCATAGACAACTGTAAGACCCTACTGTGTCATGGGGAGCTGCGGAACAAGAGTGGCTCG AGGCTGCAcgtgtttctcttctctgagctgctggtttTGACGCGGCCGGTGACACGTAATGAGAGAAGCTGCTTCCAGGTGTATCGACAGCCAATCCCAGTCCGGGACCTGGCTCTGGAGGAAGTGCAGGACGGAGAGATCCGCATGGGGGGGTCGTTCAGAGGGGCTTTCACCAACACAGAGAAAG TGAAGAACATTTTCCGTGTGAGCTCCCTGGATCCTTCCCATGGCCAGTCCCACACCCTGCTTTTCAACGACGTCTACCACAAACAGCAGTGGCTCAACTGTCTGCGCACTGCGatggctcagcagcagcaggaggttccACCTAGGGTTCAGCAGGGAGAAGCCATCCGAGCAAAACGCCGCTCTTCCACCCTCTCAGCCACCATCTGTGACGAAGAGACGGACGAGAACTGTCCACCCGTCTTGGGCCCTAAACTCAGGCCTCAGACGCTCTCCAAAACCAGACTGGACAAGACGTTACGAGGCTcaatgaagaggaaggaaactggGGTGTAG
- the LOC118109031 gene encoding ankyrin repeat and SOCS box protein 13 isoform X1, whose translation MDVTRARPSLYGEIAHGLGFWTDRSAVHEAAAQGRALQLQQLIEGGAAVNIVAIDSITPLHEACIQGQTQCVRLLLGAGAQVDARNIDGSTPLCDACAAGSLECVKLLLEYGATVNPQLFTFSPLHEACMGGNSDCVQLMIDQGAFMEAHDCHYGTPLHVACARQHYDCAKVLLSAGANVNAAKLHETALHHAAKAKNVDLVELLVEFGGNVYARDNLNKKPIHYTSLGSPCYLCIEFYENTPLSLQQISRVTVRRTLGTRAHEVVSQLGLPNRIIRFLSYTPPPVIELLSL comes from the exons CTCACGGCCTTGGATTCTGGACGGACCGGTCAGCTGTGCATGAGGCCGCCGCACAGGGCAGggcgctgcagctgcagcagctgatcgAGGGAGGTGCAGCAGTAAACATCGTGGCTATTGACTCTATCACGCCGCTGCATGAGGCATGCATACAGGGCCAGACCCAATGTGTCCGACTGCTGCTGGGCGCTGGTGCACAG GTGGATGCCCGCAACATCGACGGTAGCACTCCACTGTGTGATGCCTGTGCTGCTGGAAGCCTTGAATGTGTCAAGCTATTGTTGGAGTATGGAGCCACAGTTAACCCTCAGCTGTTTACCTTCTCACCTCTTCACGAGGCGTGCATGGGAG GTAATTCAGATTGTGTTCAGCTCATGATTGATCAAGGAGCTTTCATGGAGGCCCACGACTGCCACTACGGGACACCGCTTCATGTAGCCTGTGCCAGGCAACACTACGACTGCGCCAAAGTTCTCCTCAGTGCAG GGGCAAACGTTAATGCTGCCAAGCTACATGAGACTGCCCTTCATCATGCAGCCAAAGCAAAGAATGTTGACTTAGTTGAGCTACTTGTGGAATTTGGGGGGAACGTGTATGCCAGGGACAACCTGAACAAAAAACCCATCCACTACACCAGTCTGGGATCTCCCTGTTACCTCTGCATTGAGTTCTATGAAA ATACTCCCCTCAGTCTCCAGCAGATCAGCAGAGTGACAGTGAGGAGGACTCTCGGCACAAGAGCCCATGAGGTGGTTTCCCAGCTGGGCCTGCCCAATCGCATCATACGATTTCTTTCTTACACACCACCTCCAGTTATTGAACTTTTATCACTTTGA